One genomic segment of Gadus chalcogrammus isolate NIFS_2021 chromosome 3, NIFS_Gcha_1.0, whole genome shotgun sequence includes these proteins:
- the tmem178a gene encoding transmembrane protein 178A: MMSRGEPMAGGQSDHPKTRGEVSAKPGGEVSAKRWAAVTASGLAISVVSLLLLVTAIFTDHWYETDTRRHKVNCDKHSDYNDQKNRDMPIYHLPLQDNHRRDVALMKPIHVGSREEELLENWRAILGMGILETECGRPLFSTFSGLWRKCYFHGLDADIDKLIRKGIADRCSAIKYHFSQPIRLRNIPLNLTRTIQQDEWHLLHLRRITAGFLGMAAAVLLCGIIVASVSFYWEERLTLHVSGLLFLMAGIFCTISLCTYAASVTYDLSRTPPFIYGLPGDVDHGYGWSVCLAWASLALSTTAGCICTASPLLSRPPKTSRTSSV, encoded by the exons ATGATGAGCCGCGGAGAGCCCATGGCGGGCGGCCAGAGCGACCACCCCAAAACCCGGGGAGAGGTCTCTGCCAAGCCCGGAGGAGAGGTCTCCGCCAAGCGGTGGGCAGCGGTGACGGCGAGCGGCCTCGCCATCAGCGTCGTATCGCTCCTCTTACTGGTCACTGCGATCTTCACCGACCACTGGTACGAGACGGACACGCGCCGGCATAAGGTGAACTGCGACAAACACTCGGACTACAATGACCAGAAGAACCGTGATATGCCCATCTACCACCTGCCGCTGCAGGACAACCACCGGCGAGACGTGGCGCTCATGAAGCCGATCCATGTCGGCAGTCgcgaggaggagctgctggagaaCTGGCGCGCTATCCTGGGGATGGGCATCCTCGAGACGGAGTGCGGCCGCCCGCTGTTCTCCACCTTCTCCGGCCTGTGGAGGAAGTGCTACTTCCATGGCCTGGACGCGGACATTGATAAGCTCATCCGCAAAG GTATTGCAGATCGCTGTTCTGCCATCAAGTATCATTTCTCTCAACCAATCAGGCTGAGGAACATCCCCCTTAACCTGACCAGAACAATCCAACAGGATGAGTGGCACCTGCTGC acctgAGGCGCATCACAGCAGGGTTCCTGGGCATGGCTGCAGCGGTCCTGCTGTGTGGGATCATCGTGGCGTCGGTCAGCTTCTACTGGGAGGAGAGACTCACCCTGCATGTGTCGGGTCTCCTGTTCCTCATGGCTG GTATCTTCTGCACCATCTCTCTGTGCACGTATGCGGCCAGCGTGACCTACGACCTCTCCCGGACCCCGCCCTTCATCTATGGCCTGCCGGGCGACGTGGATCACGGCTACGGCTGGTCCGTGTGCCTGGCCTGGGCCAGCCTGGCCCTCAGCACCACCGCGGGCTGCATCTGcaccgcctcccccctcctctcccgccCCCCCAAGACCTCCCGCACCTCCTCTGTCTGA